A single genomic interval of Nostoc commune NIES-4072 harbors:
- a CDS encoding alpha/beta fold hydrolase, whose translation MATIEILGVPHAYELTAPTSCPDALVFIHGWLNSRGYWQPVISRLSDDLQCLSYDLRGFGESQSQVKTDFSRAEMSLSLTPISSSALGSTIDSVYTPVAYAQDLAILLKQLNINSAWLIGHSLGGTIALWGADQIPECVKGVICINAGGGIYLKEAFEQFRSAGQKFLQVRPRWLSQVPLIDLLFTRASVARPLGRHWARQRVIDFVVADPEAALGSLLDSTTEEEINRLPELVSQLKQPVYFLAGAEDKVMEPKYVRHLASFHRLFQYCGDNVLEIPDCGHLAMLEQPDAVAEHIRAIVNSYRA comes from the coding sequence ATGGCAACTATCGAAATCTTGGGCGTTCCACACGCATACGAGCTAACGGCTCCCACTTCCTGCCCCGATGCTTTAGTATTTATCCACGGTTGGCTCAATAGCCGTGGATATTGGCAACCTGTGATTTCCCGCCTATCAGATGATTTGCAGTGCCTTTCCTATGATTTGCGGGGTTTTGGTGAATCCCAGTCTCAGGTAAAAACCGATTTTAGTCGGGCAGAAATGTCTTTGAGCCTGACGCCCATCTCCAGTAGTGCGCTTGGCTCAACAATCGATTCTGTTTATACTCCTGTTGCCTATGCTCAGGATTTAGCAATTCTCTTGAAACAGCTGAATATTAATAGTGCTTGGCTCATTGGTCACTCTTTGGGAGGCACGATCGCTCTTTGGGGAGCAGATCAAATACCTGAGTGTGTTAAGGGAGTGATCTGTATCAACGCTGGCGGTGGTATTTACCTCAAAGAAGCCTTTGAGCAATTTCGCTCGGCGGGTCAGAAATTTTTGCAAGTCCGCCCGCGCTGGCTGTCCCAAGTACCTTTGATTGATTTACTGTTTACCAGAGCCAGTGTCGCTCGTCCTTTGGGGCGTCATTGGGCACGTCAACGGGTAATAGATTTTGTTGTGGCTGACCCAGAAGCAGCTCTGGGAAGTCTGTTAGACTCTACAACCGAAGAAGAAATCAATCGTTTACCTGAACTAGTATCCCAATTGAAGCAGCCAGTTTATTTTTTGGCTGGTGCCGAAGATAAGGTTATGGAACCCAAGTATGTGCGCCATTTAGCTAGCTTTCACAGACTGTTCCAATATTGTGGTGACAATGTTCTAGAAATTCCTGATTGCGGACACCTGGCTATGTTGGAACAGCCGGATGCAGTGGCTGAACATATCCGAGCAATAGTTAATAGTTATAGGGCATAG